Proteins from one Mytilus galloprovincialis chromosome 11, xbMytGall1.hap1.1, whole genome shotgun sequence genomic window:
- the LOC143050870 gene encoding uncharacterized protein LOC143050870, translating into MKGNMTQVTALVSLGANVSARTTKGETPLHQAIRNKNGSMVNCLIHLGADVSASNTEGDTPLHLCARYGYLDICESLIVLGANIFATNSKGETPLYQAILKNKDAMVERLINLGANVSASDSEGDTALHKSASYGNIDMVERLIGLGADVSATNKKGDTPIHQSARNGQLNTVGLLKLLGANVLATNNEGKTPKDVAGEAMMAKTKLSTVDRYHSLLKYLQKEMDSMDNTKKQLHVTDTKKRNGSKQSNSNNSAQACVSKEKDCQLPWLVDADDFQRMLSHGEYRSYENRLSLGSKSINDMEYGNKKIYVDISL; encoded by the exons ATGAAAGGAAATATGACCCAAGTGACAGCGTTGGTTAGTTTAGGTGCAAATGTGTCAGCTAGAACTACTAAG GGTGAAACACCTCTACACCAGGCAATCCGAAATAAAAACGGTTCcatggtgaattgtttaataCATCTGGGAGCTGATGTTTCAGCTTCAAATACTGAG GGTGACACGCCTCTGCATCTATGTGCACGATATGGTTACCTGGATATTTGTGAGAGTTTAATTGTGTTAGGTGCCAATATATTTGCTACCAATAGCAAG GGTGAAACACCTCTATATCAAGCAATCTTAAAGAATAAAGATGCAATGGTGGAACGTTTGATCAATCTAGGAGCCAACGTATCAGCGTCAGATTCTGAG GGTGACACGGCTCTGCATAAAAGTGCCAGCTATGGTAACATTGACATGGTGGAGAGATTAATTGGGTTAGGTGCCGATGTTTCAGctacaaataaaaag GGTGACACACCAATACATCAATCCGCTAGAAATGGTCAACTAAATACCGTTGGACTTTTAAAACTTCTTGGTGCCAATGTATTAGCTACAAATAACGAG GGTAAGACACCGAAAGACGTAGCTGGAGAAGCAATGATGGCAAAAACAAAGCTGTCTACAGTAGACAGATACCACAGTTTGTTGAAATATCTACAG AAAGAAATGGACTCAATGGATAACACAAAGAAACAATTACATGTTACTGATACCAAGAAAAGGAATGGTAGTAAACAGTCAAACTCTAATAACTCAGCACAGGCATGTGTCAGTAAAG aaaaagattgtCAACTGCCGTGGTTGGTCGATGCTGACGACTTCCAACGTATGCTTTCACATGGAGAATATCGGTCTTACGAAAACCGTTTGAGTCTGGGTAGTAAATCTATAAACGACATGGAATATGGAAACAAAAAGATATATGTAGATATCAGTTTATAA